The following proteins come from a genomic window of Corynebacterium falsenii:
- a CDS encoding ISL3 family transposase codes for MQPTTGNLVADTICRTAEIGLTITGAADAGNITIIDATPVSASNTCPDCAQSGKLRDHVLRRLVDLPVVGFPTRLHVRVPRFTCTNASCGRKIFQATLSCADDGAKLTHRVTRWILQRLAVDRMSVSATAKALGVGWELVNQVALEACRKLVYDDSPHLDGVRILGVDEHVWKHTRKSGQPSSLVTILVDLTPLVDGRGPARLLDMRPGRSAQVLRTWLQERDPAFRENVQVVTMDGFTGYASAVDQMLPDATKVMDPFHVVHLAADKLTGCRQRLQRETTGHRGRKDDPLYKHRRTLLTRTDYLTERQKQRLDMLWATDDEYVALEVTWMFYQDMIAAYGHPQKSEGKKLMSRVINSIRKGLPKGLEELAQLGRTLWRRREDVLAYFDIGASNGPVEAINGRLEHLRGIALGFRNLNHYILRSLIHSGQIHNRINAL; via the coding sequence TGCCGCCGACGCCGGAAACATCACCATCATCGACGCCACACCCGTGTCCGCGAGCAACACCTGCCCTGACTGCGCACAATCCGGGAAGCTTCGCGACCACGTCCTTCGTCGTCTCGTCGATCTGCCGGTGGTCGGGTTCCCGACCCGTCTGCACGTCCGCGTGCCCCGCTTCACCTGTACGAATGCCTCCTGTGGCAGGAAGATCTTCCAGGCCACACTGAGCTGCGCCGATGACGGAGCGAAACTCACCCACCGGGTGACCCGCTGGATCCTCCAGCGCCTCGCGGTCGACCGGATGAGCGTGTCTGCCACCGCCAAGGCACTCGGCGTGGGTTGGGAGCTGGTCAATCAGGTCGCCCTCGAGGCCTGCCGCAAGCTTGTCTACGACGACTCTCCGCATCTGGACGGGGTGCGCATCCTCGGGGTGGATGAGCACGTATGGAAACACACCCGAAAGTCAGGTCAGCCATCCAGTCTGGTGACCATCCTCGTCGACCTCACGCCCCTGGTCGACGGCCGTGGCCCTGCCCGACTGCTGGACATGCGCCCCGGCCGCAGTGCACAGGTGCTGCGCACCTGGCTGCAGGAACGCGATCCTGCTTTCCGGGAAAATGTGCAGGTGGTGACCATGGACGGCTTCACCGGTTACGCCTCAGCCGTCGATCAGATGCTCCCGGATGCCACCAAGGTCATGGACCCCTTCCACGTGGTGCATCTGGCAGCCGACAAACTCACCGGATGCCGGCAACGGCTCCAACGAGAGACCACCGGACACCGGGGCCGCAAGGACGATCCGCTGTACAAGCACCGTCGCACGCTACTGACCAGGACGGACTACCTCACCGAGCGGCAGAAGCAGCGCCTGGACATGCTGTGGGCCACCGATGACGAATACGTGGCCCTGGAGGTGACCTGGATGTTCTATCAGGACATGATTGCGGCTTACGGGCATCCGCAGAAGTCGGAGGGCAAGAAGCTCATGAGCAGGGTGATCAACAGCATTCGTAAGGGCCTACCGAAGGGGCTGGAAGAGCTCGCGCAACTGGGTCGGACATTGTGGCGTCGGCGTGAGGATGTCCTGGCGTACTTCGATATCGGGGCGTCCAACGGTCCGGTCGAGGCGATCAACGGACGGCTCGAGCATCTACGCGGGATTGCTCTGGGGTTCAGGAATCTCAACCACTACATCTTGCGGTCACTGATCCACTCCGGCCAGATACACAACCGGATCAACGCACTCTAA